Proteins from a single region of Clupea harengus chromosome 5, Ch_v2.0.2, whole genome shotgun sequence:
- the nmur3 gene encoding neuromedin-U receptor 2, with amino-acid sequence MATGSPEDIFLNISELNSSAYSIIFSNVSGNDSALETLEEILHRVLGPRRSPFFLPVALTYLLIFMVGVAGNLLTCTVIAKHRKMRTPTNLYLFSLAVSDLLVLILGMPLETYELWQNYPFIFGEGGCIFKVFLFETVCFASVLNVTALSVERYVAVVHPLRTRYTVTTRHAQRVITAVWLGAVLCALPNTSLHGIYYLELHGVPVPESATCHVLKPLWIYNLVIQVTTISFYFVPMTVISVLYMVIGVRLGQEQRSVGGNSGKGTGSEVSWTIHVEGGKRRQVTKMLSVVVVVFAICWAPFHVDRLLWSFTPHWTDHMHAVYEYVHILSGMLFYLSSTVNPIIYNMLSSRFRERFRELVCHKGGGATASRNSSPPFRKILKSSSCATHVSSNRSSRPRDVASNSGWEHEDETTFM; translated from the exons ATGGCCACTGGCAGCCCTGAGGATATCTTCCTGAACATCTCCGAACTCAACAGCAGTGCCTACAGCATCATCTTCAGCAATGTCTCGGGGAATGACAGTGCGCTGGAGACGTTAGAGGAGATCCTGCACCGCGTCCTGGGGCCGCGCAGGTCTCCATTCTTCCTGCCGGTGGCTCTCACCTACCTGTTGATCTTTATGGTGGGCGTGGCGGGCAACCTGCTCACCTGCACGGTGATCGCCAAGCATCGGAAGATGCGTACCCCCACCAACCTGTACCTGTTCAGCCTGGCCGTGTCAGACCTGCTGGTTCTGATTCTAGGCATGCCGCTGGAGACCTATGAGTTGTGGCAGAACTACCCGTTCATCTTTGGCGAGGGCGGATGCATCTTCAAGGTGTTCCTCTTCGAGACGGTGTGCTTTGCCTCGGTGCTGAACGTGACGGCGCTGAGTGTGGAGCGCTACGTGGCCGTGGTGCACCCGCTGCGCACGCGCTACACCGTCACCACGCGCCACGCCCAGCGCGTCATCACTGCTGTGTGGTTGGGCGCCGTGCTCTGCGCCCTGCCCAATACCTCGCTGCACGGCATCTACTACCTGGAGCTGCACGGCGTGCCCGTGCCCGAGTCAGCCACCTGCCACGTGCTCAAGCCCCTGTGGATCTACAACCTGGTCATCCAGGTGACCACCATCTCCTTCTACTTCGTGCCAATGACGGTGATCAGTGTGCTGTACATGGTTATCGGCGTGCGGCTGGGACAGGAGCAGAGGTCGGTGGGGGGCAACTCCGGCAAGGGCACCGGCTCGGAGGTCAGCTGGACCATCCacgtggagggagggaagaggaggcaggTCACTAAGATGCTCT ctgtggtggtggtggtgtttgccATCTGTTGGGCCCCTTTCCACGTGGACCGTCTACTGTGGAGCTTCACCCCGCACTGGACGGACCACATGCACGCCGTCTACGAGTACGTGCACATCCTGTCAGGCATGCTCTTCTACCTGAGCTCCACCGTCAACCCCATCATCTACAACATGCTCTCCAGCCGATTCCGCGAGCGTTTCCGCGAGCTCGTCTGCCACAAGGGCGGCGGCGCCACCGCCTCACGCAACAGCTCGCCACCCTTCCGCAAGATCCTCAAGAGCTCGTCCTGCGCCACCCACGTCTCCAGCAACCGCAGCAGCCGTCCCCGAGATGTCGCCTCCAACAGCGGCTGGGAGCATGAGGATGAGACCACCTTCATGTGA